One Clostridia bacterium genomic window carries:
- a CDS encoding spore coat protein: MTNMIQNMAGMGNMTEQVIATDFLLASKTAIKSYAMALSETASPQVRDVLRRQLDVAIGTHERITNYMMDKGYYHAYNPQEQIRVDMKAADNVLNMQQQG, translated from the coding sequence ATGACAAATATGATACAGAATATGGCTGGAATGGGTAATATGACTGAACAGGTAATAGCTACAGATTTTTTGCTTGCTTCAAAAACAGCGATAAAGAGCTATGCCATGGCTCTTTCTGAAACTGCATCACCACAGGTAAGAGATGTATTACGCAGACAGTTGGATGTGGCAATAGGAACACATGAAAGAATCACAAACTATATGATGGATAAAGGTTATTATCATGCATATAACCCTCAGGAGCAAATAAGGGTGGATATGAAAGCAGCAGATAATGTTTTGAATATGCAGCAGCAAGGGTAA
- a CDS encoding spore coat protein: MPNNRIAPHETFELHELLTFKNVCATKSATMAGLVKDQELKSLLQTDFTAAQGHIRELQGLIQQSDLGAAMGTAGTTTGTTTGTGTNIQ, translated from the coding sequence ATGCCAAATAACAGAATTGCACCACATGAAACCTTTGAACTGCACGAACTTCTGACATTTAAAAACGTGTGTGCTACCAAATCAGCAACGATGGCAGGTCTGGTAAAGGATCAGGAGTTGAAATCACTGCTTCAGACTGATTTTACTGCTGCACAGGGTCATATAAGAGAATTGCAGGGCTTGATTCAACAATCGGATCTGGGTGCTGCAATGGGGACTGCAGGAACTACAACAGGGACAACTACAGGAACCGGCACAAACATACAATAA
- a CDS encoding iron-containing alcohol dehydrogenase family protein, translating to MKAQTHKISIPVILEVGTDKLKEMGRLITKAGIKKISLFLGEGIRELFGEIIFQTLKESPDLRLLGDFDCDRNSMEYIMEKAFSIPSETEAIVGIGGGKVLDVAKYIAFLNDMPFISIPTSTAHDGFASSGCSLYINERRTSVHARIPYGIIVDTGIIKKSPEKFIYSGIGDIVSKVTAVYDWQYEEQQGITRVDDLAVMIAKKSVNSIARMPYSDIKEEFFIKELVDSLTMSGIAMEIAGNSSPASGSEHLISHALDKMTDKPQLHGIQVGIATYIMSIVHNHRHERIRKFLTDTGFFSFVNTLGLSAADYEKAIDTAPSIKPNRMTYIHIPEYREKAKKVMYEDSILAQIFNI from the coding sequence ATGAAGGCTCAGACACATAAAATATCTATTCCGGTAATTCTGGAAGTAGGAACAGACAAGCTGAAAGAAATGGGCCGGCTTATTACCAAGGCCGGAATTAAAAAGATTTCCTTGTTTTTAGGTGAAGGAATCAGGGAATTATTTGGGGAGATAATCTTTCAGACTTTAAAGGAGAGCCCTGATTTACGCTTGCTGGGAGATTTTGACTGCGACCGGAATTCCATGGAGTACATAATGGAAAAAGCCTTCTCTATTCCCTCTGAAACGGAAGCTATAGTGGGGATAGGTGGGGGAAAGGTACTTGACGTAGCAAAATACATTGCCTTTTTAAACGATATGCCTTTTATCAGTATTCCTACATCTACGGCCCATGACGGGTTTGCAAGCTCCGGCTGCTCCCTGTATATTAATGAACGCAGGACATCGGTTCATGCACGGATACCCTATGGCATCATTGTTGATACTGGCATAATAAAAAAATCACCTGAGAAATTCATTTATTCTGGTATAGGTGATATCGTGTCCAAAGTAACTGCTGTTTATGATTGGCAGTATGAGGAACAGCAGGGTATTACCAGGGTAGATGACCTTGCTGTTATGATAGCCAAAAAATCAGTGAACAGCATTGCAAGGATGCCTTATAGCGATATCAAAGAAGAATTTTTTATAAAGGAACTTGTGGATTCGCTTACCATGAGCGGCATTGCCATGGAGATAGCCGGCAACAGCTCACCTGCCAGCGGCAGTGAACATCTTATATCCCATGCCCTTGATAAAATGACAGATAAGCCTCAATTGCACGGGATACAAGTAGGTATCGCAACCTATATAATGAGCATTGTCCATAACCATCGTCATGAAAGAATAAGAAAATTTCTGACGGATACAGGCTTTTTCAGCTTTGTAAATACTCTTGGATTAAGTGCTGCAGACTACGAAAAAGCCATTGATACGGCACCATCTATAAAACCGAACAGAATGACCTATATACATATCCCTGAGTATAGGGAAAAGGCAAAAAAGGTTATGTATGAAGATAGCATACTCGCTCAGATATTCAATATTTAG
- a CDS encoding MtnX-like HAD-IB family phosphatase, translating to MKRFAFVSDFDGTLTSKDFYHIVIEKYLGDKGRELYFNWKKTRKINVEFLNKIFGSTDLSERDLLEEILKIPIDDNAAGFMRKVKDAGGDFYIVSAGTSYYINILLNHLQIKDAHVISMNGVYKNGGIEIVPDPSSDHYSEVFGLDKRKVVEGLRKDYGYIFFAGDSEPDLGAAKAADTVYARGELSELLAREGIPFIPFTDFYQIEKDLVEKRWFYEGSDT from the coding sequence ATGAAAAGATTCGCATTTGTATCTGATTTTGACGGAACACTGACATCAAAGGACTTTTACCATATAGTTATTGAGAAATACTTAGGTGATAAGGGAAGGGAGCTATACTTCAACTGGAAAAAGACAAGGAAAATAAACGTGGAGTTTTTAAACAAAATATTTGGTTCCACAGACTTAAGTGAAAGGGATTTGCTTGAAGAGATTCTTAAAATACCGATTGATGATAACGCTGCGGGGTTTATGAGGAAGGTAAAGGACGCTGGCGGGGACTTTTATATAGTCAGTGCAGGAACATCTTATTATATAAATATTTTATTGAATCATCTGCAAATAAAAGATGCTCATGTCATATCGATGAACGGAGTATACAAAAACGGTGGTATTGAAATAGTGCCAGACCCAAGTAGTGATCACTATTCTGAGGTTTTTGGACTGGACAAGAGGAAGGTTGTCGAAGGTTTGCGTAAAGATTACGGTTATATCTTTTTTGCAGGTGACAGCGAGCCTGATCTGGGTGCGGCAAAAGCTGCGGATACGGTATATGCAAGAGGTGAACTTAGTGAGCTTCTTGCAAGAGAAGGTATCCCGTTTATTCCTTTTACCGACTTTTATCAGATAGAAAAGGATCTCGTAGAAAAGAGGTGGTTTTATGAAGGCTCAGACACATAA
- a CDS encoding electron transfer flavoprotein subunit alpha, giving the protein MYNLYINKDKCTGCKLCTYTCPYDAIRIKEEKASILTGCTQCGACITSCRFDAIDYYNHGNEKPADISEYVGVWVFGEIRYGTVSNVVLELLGEGRKIANELEVRLSVVLMGYGIEETARGLIAYGADEVYMIDSPQLRLFNDEAYTDIFVQLVQRYKPEIVLIGATTYGRSIAPRIASRLDTGLTADCTSLEVDREKRVLLQTRPAFGGNIMATIICPNHRPQMSTVRPKVMKAPKPDFKRVGEIIKPDVLIPKKLKVEIEDIVNLSNQMVNLADADIIVSAGRGIGDRKNLRLVEELAEVLGAAVGATRTIVDAGWIEYSHQIGQTGKTVGPKAYFAFGISGAIQHLAGMSTSDVIIAVNNDPEAPIFKIADFGIVGDAVEILQALIKELKIRVS; this is encoded by the coding sequence ATGTATAATTTATATATCAATAAAGACAAGTGTACAGGCTGTAAGCTCTGTACATATACGTGTCCTTACGATGCAATAAGGATTAAAGAGGAAAAAGCTTCAATCCTGACTGGCTGCACACAATGCGGTGCATGTATTACGTCATGCAGGTTCGATGCGATAGATTATTACAATCATGGAAACGAAAAGCCGGCGGATATATCTGAATATGTGGGAGTCTGGGTTTTCGGGGAGATAAGGTACGGTACTGTGAGCAATGTGGTTTTAGAGCTTCTGGGAGAAGGCAGGAAGATTGCAAATGAGCTTGAGGTTAGGCTCTCTGTAGTCTTAATGGGCTATGGCATTGAAGAAACTGCGAGGGGACTTATAGCGTATGGTGCCGATGAAGTATACATGATTGACAGTCCACAACTAAGACTTTTTAATGATGAGGCGTATACGGATATTTTTGTTCAGCTTGTGCAAAGGTATAAACCGGAGATCGTACTTATCGGCGCAACAACATATGGACGTTCCATTGCTCCCAGAATTGCGTCCCGGCTTGATACAGGCCTTACTGCGGACTGCACGTCATTGGAGGTTGACCGGGAAAAAAGAGTACTGTTACAAACGAGGCCGGCCTTCGGTGGGAATATTATGGCTACGATAATATGTCCAAATCACAGGCCGCAGATGTCAACCGTAAGGCCAAAGGTTATGAAAGCGCCCAAACCCGACTTCAAAAGGGTGGGAGAAATAATTAAACCTGATGTTCTGATACCAAAGAAGCTGAAAGTCGAGATAGAGGACATAGTAAATCTATCAAACCAAATGGTAAATCTCGCAGATGCAGATATTATAGTTTCTGCAGGACGAGGTATAGGGGACAGGAAGAACCTTAGGCTTGTTGAAGAACTTGCAGAGGTTTTAGGTGCTGCAGTAGGTGCGACACGCACTATTGTCGATGCAGGGTGGATCGAATATAGCCATCAGATAGGCCAGACAGGCAAAACCGTAGGGCCCAAGGCTTATTTTGCATTTGGAATATCCGGAGCTATCCAGCACCTTGCAGGCATGTCTACTTCGGATGTGATAATAGCAGTAAATAATGACCCCGAGGCGCCTATCTTTAAAATAGCGGATTTTGGTATTGTGGGTGATGCTGTAGAAATATTGCAGGCTTTGATAAAGGAACTAAAGATCAGGGTCAGTTAA
- a CDS encoding electron transfer flavoprotein subunit beta/FixA family protein — MNIIVCVKQVPVSTEVRMNRDTNTIIREGVESTINPFDSYAVEEALRIKEKLGGKVSVLSMGIPSASGMLKDIIALGADEAILLSDRAFAGSDTLATSYVLSMAIRRIADYDIVICGKQASDGDTAQVGPSLAEKLGIPHTTYVKKIEEIRGGYIKCQRLFEEGFEIIGMTLPAVITVVKGINEPRMPSIRGVLRAKAVEVKRWTADDINVDKERCGLKGSPTQVVKTFIPNYEVQGEMIEGEPQEQVRRLADRLMSMQFMKVTNRG, encoded by the coding sequence TTGAATATTATAGTGTGTGTAAAACAGGTTCCTGTAAGTACGGAAGTCAGGATGAACAGGGATACAAACACTATCATCCGGGAAGGTGTTGAGTCCACCATAAATCCTTTTGACTCATATGCAGTTGAAGAGGCACTCAGAATAAAGGAGAAGCTTGGAGGAAAGGTATCGGTACTAAGTATGGGAATTCCTTCTGCTTCAGGGATGCTAAAAGATATTATCGCACTGGGAGCGGATGAAGCTATCCTGCTGAGTGACAGAGCATTTGCCGGATCGGATACCCTTGCTACATCCTATGTACTTTCAATGGCTATAAGAAGAATTGCCGATTATGATATTGTCATATGCGGTAAACAGGCCAGCGATGGTGATACAGCTCAGGTAGGACCCAGTTTGGCAGAAAAACTTGGAATTCCCCACACAACATATGTTAAAAAGATAGAGGAAATCAGGGGTGGCTATATAAAATGTCAAAGGCTTTTTGAAGAGGGGTTTGAGATAATTGGCATGACTCTGCCTGCTGTAATTACGGTAGTAAAGGGGATCAATGAGCCGAGGATGCCTTCCATCAGAGGTGTGCTGAGGGCAAAGGCGGTAGAGGTCAAAAGGTGGACAGCGGATGATATCAATGTGGATAAGGAAAGATGCGGCTTGAAAGGATCACCTACACAGGTAGTTAAAACCTTTATTCCGAACTATGAGGTTCAGGGGGAAATGATTGAAGGAGAACCCCAAGAGCAGGTAAGGAGATTAGCTGATAGGCTTATGTCAATGCAGTTTATGAAAGTAACTAACCGGGGGTAA
- a CDS encoding acyltransferase domain-containing protein: MKKPIVFMFSGQGAQYYNMGRELFLMDSAFRGWMKKLDEMYQDMTGESVIKVLYDEKRMKIEVFSRLRYTHPAIFILEYSIAKAVMERGIYPQYVLGASLGEFVSAAISGVMSCEDALECVVKQAEAMEKHCENGGMLAIINDTKIFEEEPVLYQNSELVSVNYHSHFVVCGSLSGLEKIERYLKAKVYVFQRLPVSYAFHSSMIDPAGFDFKEFIKTKPLSSPRVNFVSCLTGGREESVDYGYFWDVVRKPINFISAVKEIEKMGECIYIDMGPSGTLANFAKYNLGSKSLTDIYSIITPFNNEKNLIKLVEAVVV, translated from the coding sequence ATGAAAAAACCTATAGTTTTTATGTTTTCGGGCCAAGGGGCGCAGTATTACAATATGGGCCGGGAGTTGTTCTTGATGGATTCAGCGTTTAGAGGCTGGATGAAGAAGCTGGATGAAATGTATCAGGACATGACAGGTGAATCCGTAATCAAAGTGTTGTATGACGAAAAAAGAATGAAGATTGAGGTTTTTAGTCGATTACGGTATACACACCCTGCGATTTTTATTTTAGAATACTCGATAGCAAAGGCTGTCATGGAGAGAGGTATTTACCCCCAATATGTTTTAGGAGCCAGCCTGGGTGAATTTGTATCGGCAGCAATTTCTGGTGTAATGAGCTGTGAGGACGCCTTGGAGTGTGTTGTAAAACAGGCGGAAGCAATGGAAAAGCACTGCGAAAACGGCGGTATGCTTGCTATAATCAATGATACCAAAATATTCGAAGAGGAACCGGTACTGTATCAGAACTCGGAGCTGGTTTCTGTAAACTATCACTCACATTTTGTAGTGTGTGGAAGCCTTAGCGGATTGGAAAAAATTGAAAGATACTTGAAAGCCAAAGTATATGTATTTCAGAGGTTGCCGGTATCATATGCCTTTCACTCGTCTATGATTGATCCTGCTGGGTTTGATTTTAAGGAGTTTATTAAAACCAAACCCTTGAGCAGCCCCCGTGTAAATTTTGTTTCATGCCTTACAGGAGGCAGGGAGGAATCTGTTGACTACGGATATTTCTGGGATGTGGTGCGGAAACCTATTAACTTTATTAGTGCTGTAAAAGAAATTGAAAAAATGGGGGAATGTATATACATTGATATGGGGCCGTCGGGTACTCTTGCGAACTTTGCAAAGTACAACCTAGGCAGTAAAAGCCTAACCGATATTTACTCCATTATTACTCCATTCAATAACGAAAAGAATCTTATTAAGCTGGTAGAGGCAGTAGTTGTATGA
- a CDS encoding MATE family efflux transporter produces the protein MEEKKDINMNAAADTENQTMVPGSEKTVKKQEAISGIFEGPIASTTLKLSIPIIISQFLAFAYIIVDTVFISMINRQSTAMISGTGLVYPIYSCVINLATGLLLGISSLIARGIGEKNDKVINNAADSGLFLAIIIGAFTLISGLIFGGDMVHFIAGSQLTAETIQYGIDYFNFLLPGMVLLFLTHAFVGILQGEGSMKYLGISIFLSTAFNIILNPVLIFVFGLGVRGSALATTLAIGLTEFYFLYLFLRKKTVIPIRWRVFQASIKQVKEILRIGIPASLGLFSISISSIVLNNIVSSISQEAMNSWVLVTRLDQILIIPGAAIAATTITMIGQNFGRGNLERAQKIFKVNLMLCAAICAGVALLYFITSPGIYSLFSSRPEVVEGCIRQVRLLAFTTIWVAVSMVVSSTFQATGRPIPDLVLVIIRMGIISIPLSLLLIHYAKMEMYGVFIGVGTGNVISFIIALLWGRSYIKKLHIKGKGIGIGA, from the coding sequence ATGGAAGAGAAAAAGGATATTAATATGAATGCTGCTGCAGATACTGAAAATCAAACTATGGTGCCGGGCAGTGAAAAAACCGTAAAAAAGCAGGAGGCCATATCAGGGATTTTCGAAGGGCCTATAGCATCTACCACTTTAAAACTTAGTATTCCAATAATAATCAGCCAGTTTCTTGCCTTCGCCTATATAATAGTGGACACTGTTTTTATCTCAATGATAAACAGACAGTCAACCGCTATGATCAGCGGCACGGGCCTGGTATATCCCATTTATTCGTGTGTTATAAATCTAGCAACCGGTTTGCTGCTAGGTATCAGCTCATTGATAGCCCGGGGCATTGGTGAGAAAAATGACAAGGTAATAAATAATGCTGCGGATTCAGGACTATTTCTGGCCATAATTATAGGAGCGTTCACTCTGATTTCCGGCCTGATTTTCGGGGGGGATATGGTTCATTTCATTGCTGGTAGCCAGTTAACAGCGGAAACAATACAATATGGTATTGATTACTTCAATTTCCTGCTTCCGGGTATGGTGCTGCTGTTTTTAACACATGCGTTTGTCGGTATCTTGCAAGGGGAAGGTTCTATGAAATACCTTGGGATATCCATATTTCTGTCAACAGCATTCAATATAATACTTAATCCGGTTTTGATTTTTGTATTCGGGCTCGGAGTAAGGGGATCCGCTCTTGCAACTACATTGGCAATAGGGTTGACTGAGTTTTATTTCCTGTACTTGTTTTTAAGGAAAAAGACAGTTATACCAATCAGATGGAGGGTTTTTCAGGCAAGCATAAAACAGGTTAAAGAGATTTTGCGAATAGGTATTCCGGCCTCACTGGGACTGTTTTCAATCAGTATTTCCTCCATTGTCTTGAACAACATAGTGAGCTCCATAAGCCAGGAGGCAATGAACTCATGGGTACTGGTTACCAGGCTGGATCAGATATTGATTATTCCTGGAGCAGCCATTGCTGCAACAACAATAACCATGATAGGCCAAAATTTCGGGCGCGGTAACCTGGAGAGAGCACAGAAAATATTCAAGGTTAATCTGATGTTATGTGCTGCCATTTGTGCGGGTGTCGCACTTTTGTACTTCATTACCTCTCCTGGTATTTACAGCTTGTTTTCTTCCAGGCCTGAGGTTGTAGAAGGCTGTATAAGACAGGTAAGATTGCTGGCATTTACAACTATCTGGGTAGCGGTTTCAATGGTGGTTTCATCTACATTCCAGGCTACAGGCAGACCTATTCCGGATCTGGTTCTGGTAATTATCCGTATGGGTATAATCTCAATTCCATTATCACTGCTTTTGATACATTATGCTAAAATGGAAATGTATGGAGTATTCATAGGGGTAGGAACAGGGAATGTGATTTCATTTATCATAGCTCTCCTTTGGGGAAGAAGCTATATAAAAAAGCTGCATATAAAAGGAAAGGGAATAGGAATAGGGGCATAA